One segment of Chionomys nivalis chromosome 1, mChiNiv1.1, whole genome shotgun sequence DNA contains the following:
- the Cdca3 gene encoding cell division cycle-associated protein 3, with protein sequence MGSTQSISGTPARPLPHNKHLARVADPRSPSAGIQRTPIQVESSPQPSLPTEQPDSPKQAQDPDPRSPTLGIARTPMKIGAADPQSPLVRELSEVFETEASKSISPAELALPQQAPLSSELDLPLETQLSLEDQLLPWSQPELPSKQVFTKEEAKQSTETIIASQNSDKPSRDPETPQSSGSKRSRRKANSKVLGRSPLTVLQDDNSPGTLTLRQGKRPSPLSENGKDLKEGVILGTGRFLKTGGAWEQNQDHDKENQHFALMES encoded by the exons ATGGGCTCTACTCAGAGCATCTCAGGCACTCCAGCGCGGCCTCTGCCACACAACAAGCATCTGGCTCGGGTAGCAGACCCTCGTTCACCTAGCGCCGGCATCCAGCGCACTCCTATTCAG GTGGAGAGCTCCCCGCAGCCAAGTCTGCCAACAGAGCAGCCGGACAGTCCTAAACAAGCCCAGGACCCAGACCCCCGCTCTCCTACTCTTGGCATTGCACGGACACCTATGAAGATCGGTGCTGCAG aCCCTCAGAGTCCCCTGGTGAGAGAACTAAGTGAAGTATTTGAGACCGAAGCTTCCAAGTCCATCTCCCCCGCAGAGCTAGCTCTGCcccagcaagcacctttatcttcTGAACTGGACCTGCCTTTGGAGACTCAGTTATCCCTAGAGGACCAGTTGCTGCCTTGGAGCCAGCCTGAACTCCCCTCCAAACAGGTGTTTACCAAGGAGGAAGCTAAACAATCCACAGAAACTATAATTGCCAGCCAGAACTCAGACAAGCCCTCAAGAGATCCTGAGACTCCCCAGTCTTCAG GTTCTAAGCGCAGTAGACGGAAAGCAAACAGCAAGGTGCTAGGGAGATCTCCTCTCACCGTCCTGCAGGATGACAACTCCCCTGGGACCTTGACATTGCGACAG GGTAAACGACCTTCTCCTCTAAGTGAGAATGGTAAGGACCTAAAGGAAGGAGTCATTCTTGGAACTGGAAGATTCCTGAAAACTGGAGGAGCATGGGAGCAAAACCAGGACCATGACAAGGAAAATCAACATTTTGCTTTAATGGAGAGCTAG